A genomic window from Arthrobacter sp. FW305-BF8 includes:
- a CDS encoding vWA domain-containing protein codes for MTLHNRSRYGRYAGGPDPLAPPVDLAEALEAIAEDVMEGYSPRHALQEFLRRGGRNRDGLDKLARRVQQRRSELLGRHRLDGTLNEVRKLLDTAVLEERKQLARDAMMDNNDRAFREMQLQNLPQSTAAAVNELASYDWQSSSAREAYERIKDLLGREVLDQRFAGMKQALENATDEDREAVSEMLRDLNELLGKHRRGEDTDADFREFMAKHGDYFPENPQSVEELVDALAKRAAAAQRMLQSMSPEQREELMRLSAQAFGSADLMAQLNQLDDSLRALRPGEDWSGSERFGGQEGLGLGDGTGVLQDIAELDELSEQLSQHYNGSTLDDLDLDALARQLGQDAAVTARTLAEIERAMQDGGYLRRGADGDLRLSPQAMRRLGKSLLRDTAKQLSGRQGGRDTRVAGAAGEQTGSSRQWEFGDAEPWDVTRTINNAIRRTMADGGDPGRGLRLAVGDIEVTETEARTQAAVVLLADVSFSMAAEGRWVPMKRTALALHHLVSTRFRGDRLQLITFGRYAQSMDIGELTALPAFREQGTNLHHGLLLAGRFFRQHPSMQPVLLVVTDGEPTAHLLGDGESWFCWPPDPETIRVTVAELDRLGRAGTQATFFRLGDDPGLERFVRRLARRIDGRVVAPDTGDLGAAVVGEYLRAHFRGRYYDDDWAAGI; via the coding sequence ATGACCCTGCACAACCGGTCCAGGTACGGCCGGTACGCCGGAGGTCCGGATCCGCTTGCCCCGCCGGTGGACCTGGCGGAGGCACTGGAGGCCATTGCCGAGGACGTCATGGAAGGCTACTCGCCGCGGCATGCCCTGCAGGAGTTCCTGCGGCGCGGCGGCCGTAACCGCGACGGGCTCGACAAGCTGGCCCGCCGCGTCCAGCAGCGGCGGAGTGAACTGCTGGGCCGGCACCGGCTGGACGGCACCCTCAACGAGGTCAGGAAGCTGCTGGACACTGCCGTGCTGGAGGAGCGCAAGCAGCTGGCCCGCGACGCCATGATGGACAACAACGACCGCGCCTTCCGCGAGATGCAGTTGCAGAATCTCCCGCAGTCCACGGCGGCGGCGGTGAACGAGCTCGCATCCTATGACTGGCAGTCGAGCAGCGCCCGGGAAGCCTACGAGCGGATCAAGGATCTGCTCGGCCGCGAAGTCCTTGACCAGCGGTTTGCCGGCATGAAGCAGGCGCTCGAGAACGCCACCGACGAGGACCGCGAGGCCGTGAGCGAGATGCTGCGCGACCTCAACGAACTGCTCGGCAAGCACCGCCGCGGCGAGGATACGGACGCTGATTTCCGGGAGTTCATGGCCAAACACGGTGACTACTTCCCGGAGAATCCGCAGTCCGTCGAGGAGCTCGTGGACGCCCTCGCTAAGCGCGCCGCGGCGGCCCAGCGGATGCTGCAATCAATGTCGCCGGAGCAGCGCGAGGAGCTGATGCGGCTGTCCGCCCAGGCGTTCGGGTCGGCCGACCTCATGGCCCAGCTCAATCAGCTCGACGACAGCCTGCGGGCCTTGCGGCCCGGTGAGGACTGGAGCGGCTCCGAGCGGTTCGGGGGCCAGGAGGGACTTGGGCTAGGTGACGGCACCGGCGTGCTGCAGGACATCGCCGAACTCGACGAGCTGTCCGAACAGCTCTCCCAGCACTACAACGGATCCACCCTCGACGACCTGGACCTGGACGCCCTGGCCCGCCAGCTCGGGCAGGACGCCGCCGTGACGGCCCGGACCCTCGCCGAGATCGAGCGGGCGATGCAGGACGGCGGCTACCTGCGCCGCGGGGCCGACGGCGACCTCCGGCTGTCGCCCCAGGCCATGCGGCGGCTTGGGAAGTCGCTGCTGCGGGACACCGCCAAGCAGCTGTCCGGCCGGCAGGGCGGCCGGGACACGCGCGTCGCCGGGGCCGCAGGCGAGCAGACCGGCTCGAGCCGGCAGTGGGAATTCGGCGATGCCGAACCGTGGGACGTCACCCGCACCATCAACAATGCCATCCGGCGCACCATGGCCGACGGCGGTGATCCGGGCCGCGGACTGCGTCTGGCGGTGGGGGACATTGAGGTGACGGAGACGGAGGCGCGCACGCAGGCCGCCGTCGTCCTCTTGGCGGACGTGTCCTTCTCGATGGCGGCCGAGGGGCGGTGGGTGCCGATGAAACGCACGGCGCTCGCCCTGCACCACCTCGTGTCCACCCGGTTCCGCGGAGACCGGCTGCAGCTGATCACATTCGGCCGCTACGCGCAGTCGATGGACATCGGCGAGCTCACGGCTCTGCCGGCGTTTCGCGAGCAGGGAACCAACCTGCACCACGGCCTGCTGCTGGCCGGCCGGTTCTTCCGGCAGCACCCGTCGATGCAGCCCGTCCTCCTCGTGGTGACCGACGGCGAGCCCACCGCACACCTGCTGGGCGACGGCGAGTCGTGGTTTTGCTGGCCGCCGGACCCGGAGACCATCCGTGTCACGGTCGCCGAACTGGACCGGCTAGGGCGTGCGGGCACGCAGGCCACGTTCTTCCGGCTCGGCGACGACCCGGGCCTTGAACGGTTCGTCCGGCGGCTGGCCCGCCGGATCGACGGACGGGTGGTCGCACCGGACACCGGGGACCTCGGCGCCGCGGTTGTGGGGGAGTACCTCCGGGCCCACTTCCGCGGCCGGTATTACGACGACGACTGGGCCGCCGGGATTTAG